The DNA sequence CAACCTCGACGGATAAGAAGGTCAGGCTGGCGCAGTGGGAACGCGCGTTGATGTTTTTGACTTTTTTGGTCATGCTCGCCATCGAGATTTCCCTCTTCATCGATAAGCCGGGCGCGCGGGTTTTTGCCGTGACGATTCTGGCCATCGGTCTGATCCTGCGGGGGCTGGTTACCGAAGCCGGTAAAAAGAAAGACCTCGCCGCAGCGGCAGCGGCGGCCGCCACGGTGCCGGTGGCGATTGAAACCAACGCCGCGCAAGGGGCTGATGCGGTGGCTGCGGACCGCCCGCCTATTGTTTGCGCCGTGCGCGGTGCTGGAAAGACTCTCGACTTCGCGCTCGAAGAAGCCCAATTGAGCCGGCGTCCGCTTTATCTGCTGTTCGTTCGGGCCTTGCCGGCCCTGAGCGAGGCGGACCATTCGCGGCGCTGGCAGGAGGACGAGGAAGCTAGAATGGTCTTTGCTCAAGCCAAGGACCTGGCACGAGGCCATCCGGTGTTTCCTTGTTACGCAGTCAGTGATTCGGTGGCCGACACGATTGTCGATATCACCGCGACAATGGGCGCTTCTCTGTTAATTCTGGGCGCCCCCGTACGAAATCGGTTGCTTCATCTGCTGCGCGGCGACATTGTGCAACGCGTCTCGGAGCATCTGCCGGAGGACATCCATTTGCTGGTCTATGCCTGAGTCTGGAGAGGGTGCTTCAATCAGGCCTAAAAACGCAGTTCCCTCTGGCAGCACGCTGCCCGTATCCTTAACGAAGGCCCGCCTTGGTTGTTACGTTAGCTCGCGGTTTGTGTTGGCTGGTTTGAAGCGGGGGCGGGAGGGGGAATTTTGAGGACCTCAGCGCGCATTTCCTTGCCTGGCTTGAACTTGACGACCGACCGCTCGGGTATGGGCACGTCGGTCGCTGGCGCGTTGGGGTTGCGCCCGATGCGGGCGCGGCGGACTTTGACTTCAAAGACCCCGAAGTTGCGCAACTCGACCTTATCGCCTTTAGCCAGGGCTTCGGCTATATGGTCGAGGGTCTTTTGGACAACGTCCAGGACCTGCTGCTGAATCAGTCCCGTCTCCTCGCTAATGCGAATCACCAAGTCTCGCTTTGTCAGAGTCATAGGTAATGGGGTAAGGGTTCAACCTGTCATCCAGCTTTGTATAATCCTCAGAGCCGCAATCGTCAAGAGTAGAATTAGTTAAAATTACCGGCCATTGGCTGCGCTGCCCACCGCGTGGCGCAACTCCCGAAAACCGGCCCGCTCGAGACATTCGAGCAAGCCGCTGACGATCCCTCTGGCTGTCCCCGGACCCTCATAAACCAGCCCTGTATAGAGTTGAACCAAGGATGCGCCGGCCATGATTTTCTCCCAGGCATCCGCGGCATTAAAAATGCCTCCGACCCCGATAATGGGCAGGGTGCCCTTGGTTTGTTGAAAGAGATGGCGAATGACTTCGGTGCTGCGGGCGCGCAAGGGGCGTCCGCTCAAGCCGCCTTCCTCAGTATAGACCCTTCGTAATGGCGGCGAATCTGTCTCGGGGCGGCTGATGGTGGTGTTGGTGGCGACCAGGCCGTCTATCTGCCGCGACTGGGCTAATGCGAGGATGTCGTCCAGGGCATCAAACGAGAGATCAGGGGAAACTTTGATGAGAATCGGCTTACGTTGCGGTTCCTGGGCGCCAGCCTGGGGGGCTTTACGTTGGACCTCCTTGATGGCAACAAGGATTTCATCCAGAGCAGATTTTTCCTGCAGTTGCCGCAGTCCCGGGGTATTGGGCGAGCTGACGTTGACTACAAAGAAATCGAGATAAGGCTGGAGCACTCGCAGGGAGTTGGCGTAATCTTCAGGCGCTTTTTCCAAAGGCGTTGTCTTTGATTTGCCGAGGTTCATGCCGACGGGGTGTTTGGGCCATCGGCCTCTTGCCCGCCACTGGGCCAATGTTTGGGCCACGGCCTCAGCGCCGGGATTATTGAACCCCATCCGATTGACAATGGCCTCTTCGGCAATGGCCCGAAAGACCCGGGGCCCGGGATTTCCCGATTGTGGGTGCCAGGTGACCGCTCCCAGTTCGGTGAAGCCAAAGCCGAGGGCGGCCCAGGCGGGCAGGGCCTCAGCCTGTTTATCCATGCCGGCAGCCAATCCGACCGGGTTGGGAAAATTGAGTCCCATGATTTCTATTGGCAAAGCAGGGGCTCCAAAGAAGGACTCGACGGCGGCGCACAGCAGTTCATTGCGGCCTGCCCAGGCCAGTGCCTGCAGGGTGCGCTGGTGGATTTGTTCGGGGTCCTGTGCGAAGAGCGCAGGGCGAATCAGGTGGCGATAGAGCCAGCTCATCGGTTGGCTGTATCTAATGAGTTGCGATTCTGAACGCCCAGGCGCAAAGACTGCGCCGTTGCATCTCTGCATTATGAGCTGTTTGCATGCCTAGGGCTTAGGGACGCGACGGGCGGCCAACAACCAGGGTATCGTGTGGGCGAGAGTCCAGACCAATGCCAGGGTGCTCTTTTCCATTCACCTCACCGTTTTGTGCCGAGGCAGGGCGGGTGAGCAGCTTGCGGTAGGCGGCTAGTGCCAATAGGGGCCAGCTATTGCGATACATATCGTATTTGAGATAGAAGACCTTCGGGAAACCGGTGCCGGTGGTCTCGGCCTCGGACCATGAGCCGTCGGGATTCTGAGTGCGCACAAGGTACTCGATACCGCGCTGGATGCTGGGCCGGCTGGGATCATCAAAAGCGCACAAACCCATGACTGCCCAGGCCGTTTGCGAGGCCGTGCTAGGCCCCTGGCCCTTAAAGACAGGGTCGTCGTAAGTGTTGCAGCGCTCGCCCCAGCCGCCGTCGTGGCGCTGAACGCTTTCCAGCCAGTCCCGCGCCTTGAGCAGCCAGGGCTCGTTCATATCGAGATTCATGGCGCGCATGCCGCGCAAGACCTGCCAGGTGCCGTAGATGTAATTGACTCCCCAGCGGCCATACCAGGAACCGTCCTCCTCCTGTTGCTCGCGGACGTAGCGAAGGGCCTTTTGCACCTGGGGATGGGCGACGCTGTAGCCTTCATGGCCGAGCAATTCCAGGATGCGCGCGGTGATGTCGGCGCATTCGGGGTCGAGCATCGCGTTGTGGTCGGCAAAGGGCACCTTGTCCAGCACCCCTTTGGTGCAGTCTTTGTCGAAGGCGGCCCAGCCTCCGTCTTTGCATTGAAAAGTCATCATCCACCGCAACCCGCGCTGAAAGCATTCGTCGCGTTTCTGCAGATCGTCAGTTGGCACTTTCCTCAAGGCCAGCAGCACCATCGCCGTGTCATCGACGTCGGGGTTCCATTTGTTCTCGAATTCAAAGACCCACCCGCTGGGTTCGACTTTGGCGGGGTTCTTGTACTGCCAGTCGCCCCGGAAGCGGATTTCTTTTGTCATGAGCCATTCGGCAGCTCGTTTGAGGGCCGGGTCGTCGCTTGAAACGCCCGATTCCTGCAAGCAGATCAGCACGATGGCGGTGTCCCACACCGGTGAAAAGCACGGCTCGATGCGGACGCTGTCCTCGGTTTCGTGTTCGAGTTCTTTGAGCCGGCGTTCTGCGCGCAGCACCTGCGGGTGGTCGTCGGGA is a window from the Verrucomicrobiia bacterium genome containing:
- a CDS encoding HU family DNA-binding protein — its product is MTLTKRDLVIRISEETGLIQQQVLDVVQKTLDHIAEALAKGDKVELRNFGVFEVKVRRARIGRNPNAPATDVPIPERSVVKFKPGKEMRAEVLKIPPPAPASNQPTQTAS
- a CDS encoding quinone-dependent dihydroorotate dehydrogenase, with amino-acid sequence MSWLYRHLIRPALFAQDPEQIHQRTLQALAWAGRNELLCAAVESFFGAPALPIEIMGLNFPNPVGLAAGMDKQAEALPAWAALGFGFTELGAVTWHPQSGNPGPRVFRAIAEEAIVNRMGFNNPGAEAVAQTLAQWRARGRWPKHPVGMNLGKSKTTPLEKAPEDYANSLRVLQPYLDFFVVNVSSPNTPGLRQLQEKSALDEILVAIKEVQRKAPQAGAQEPQRKPILIKVSPDLSFDALDDILALAQSRQIDGLVATNTTISRPETDSPPLRRVYTEEGGLSGRPLRARSTEVIRHLFQQTKGTLPIIGVGGIFNAADAWEKIMAGASLVQLYTGLVYEGPGTARGIVSGLLECLERAGFRELRHAVGSAANGR
- the shc gene encoding squalene--hopene cyclase is translated as LWLDRVHKFAEWFAENNIHPFRKRALRKAEQWMLERFEGSDGLAAIFPAMLNSLIALKALGYPDDHPQVLRAERRLKELEHETEDSVRIEPCFSPVWDTAIVLICLQESGVSSDDPALKRAAEWLMTKEIRFRGDWQYKNPAKVEPSGWVFEFENKWNPDVDDTAMVLLALRKVPTDDLQKRDECFQRGLRWMMTFQCKDGGWAAFDKDCTKGVLDKVPFADHNAMLDPECADITARILELLGHEGYSVAHPQVQKALRYVREQQEEDGSWYGRWGVNYIYGTWQVLRGMRAMNLDMNEPWLLKARDWLESVQRHDGGWGERCNTYDDPVFKGQGPSTASQTAWAVMGLCAFDDPSRPSIQRGIEYLVRTQNPDGSWSEAETTGTGFPKVFYLKYDMYRNSWPLLALAAYRKLLTRPASAQNGEVNGKEHPGIGLDSRPHDTLVVGRPSRP